AGCAGCGCACGAAATTTGGCCAGATGCCCCTGTTTATACTATTCTTTACGAGTTGAAAAAATTACCCCCCCATTTTAAAGAATGGAATATCACACCTACATTTATACAAAAACTACCATTCCTATCAACTCATTATGAAAAATACTTTGCACTCTTCCCGACAGCAATTGAGCAAATTGAACTAAAAGATTTTGATGTAGTCCTCTCTATCTCCTCTGCATGGGCAAAAGGAGTTATAACTACACCGGAAGTGATGCATATTTCGTACATTTTGAATCCAATGAGATTTGCATGGGAAGAATATTACTCAAGAGTTAAGAGGACAAAGAATAGAATATTTAAGTTGGGAATTAGAGTTTTGATGAATTACATAAGGCTATGGGATGAAGTCTCTACGCAAAGGGTAGACCATATTGTTACTATTTCAAACACTGTGAAAAAAAGAATTTTAAAATACTACCGCAGAGAGAGTGTAGTAATATATCCACCATGTGATACTACATTTTTTGCACCAGACCCCAGTCTTAAAATACAAGATTATTTTTTAGTAGTTGCCAGACTCAAGCATTACAAGTGTGTAGAAATAGCAGTTAAAGCATTTAATAAACTTGGACTCCCACTTCTTATAATTGGGGATGGTGAAGCACGATGGGAACTCGAAAGACTTGCAAGACCAAATGTGCAATTCCTTGGTACACTTTTTGATTCTGAAGTTAGAAGTTATTATCAAAGGGCACAAGCACTTGTATTCCCAAGTTTAGAAGATTTTGGAATTGTATCATTAGAAGCACAAGCTTGTGGCACTCCTGTCATTGCATTTAGAGCAGGGGGAGCACTTGAAACAGTAATTGAAGGGGAGACGGGGTGTTTCTTTTATCCTCAAACTCCTGAAGCATTGATTGAGGTAGTCAAAAAATTTGACCGTTCTAAATTTAATCCCAAAATTCTCCGTACTCAAGCTCTCAAGTTTGACAAAGAAATATTTAAACAAAAGCTGAAAGATTTTATTACACAAAAGTATAGAGCTTGAGTATGCGGAGACCTGCCCTAAAAACTACACTTACTTTTTGTATTGGAATTCTCATTAGCTATTTTACAAAAATTCAGCTTGTTTGGATTAGCTTCATACTACTTGGAAGTTGCATAATTTATCTCATTGTGGGATTAACAGGTGAAAGGAGTAAAATTTTAAACCCGGTTATATTCATCATTGTAGAGATTTCAGGAATGTTCTCCTATACTCTACACACTACTTTATTTCCTTCCAATCATATTATAAATTATACTAACCCTGAGAAAAAAGTTGCAGTTGTGGGCAAAATTATAGCCGAGCCTGATTTTAGAATAGAGCAGACTATAATTGAATGCGAAGCGGAAACTTTAATAACACCTGAGTACACCAAAGCGGTGACAGGGAAGTTACGAATTAATGTGAAATCACCTAATCTGAAGTTCAAATATGGTGACCAAATAGAGGCTTACGGTAGACTTTGGTATCCAGAGTTCACGAGGAACCCGGACGCTTTTGATTATCGTTCATATCTTAAGAGAAAGAATATCTATGGAACGATGAATATATGGGAATCATGCAATATCAGGGTTATTGGTAAAGATAAAGGAATGGCAATTATTTCTAATGTTGCTTTACCAATTAAAAGATTCATCCGGAATACAATTGATACTTATTTATCTGATAATCAAGCAGGCTTCCTGAAAGGAATAACAATAGGACAGAGAGGAATGCTCCCAAAGAGGGTCCAAGAATGCTTCCAAAATACGGGAGCGATACACATCCTTGCAGTATCAGGATTGCATGTGGGTATTATTGCTACCATAGTATTTTTGTTCCTTAGAGTATTTAGAATCTCATTAATTATTGCACAAATTATTACATTACTGTTTCTGATAATATATGCATTTATGTTAGATTTGAGACCACCGATTGTAAGAGCTACTATAATGAC
This window of the bacterium genome carries:
- a CDS encoding glycosyltransferase is translated as MKLAIIHDYLNQYGGAERVLEAAHEIWPDAPVYTILYELKKLPPHFKEWNITPTFIQKLPFLSTHYEKYFALFPTAIEQIELKDFDVVLSISSAWAKGVITTPEVMHISYILNPMRFAWEEYYSRVKRTKNRIFKLGIRVLMNYIRLWDEVSTQRVDHIVTISNTVKKRILKYYRRESVVIYPPCDTTFFAPDPSLKIQDYFLVVARLKHYKCVEIAVKAFNKLGLPLLIIGDGEARWELERLARPNVQFLGTLFDSEVRSYYQRAQALVFPSLEDFGIVSLEAQACGTPVIAFRAGGALETVIEGETGCFFYPQTPEALIEVVKKFDRSKFNPKILRTQALKFDKEIFKQKLKDFITQKYRA